One Alligator mississippiensis isolate rAllMis1 chromosome 1, rAllMis1, whole genome shotgun sequence genomic window carries:
- the IL17D gene encoding interleukin-17D encodes MRPRAVGVRGRRLVLATLLCCALLRPGPAAARLPKRPARPRPRPCAERPEEALEQLYGRLAAGLLGAFQHTLQLEPRRAARSARNATCPAAAAAAPPHRLPVNLRSASPWAYRISYDPTRYPKYIPEAYCLCKGCLMGIYGEENFHFRSTPVYMPTVILRRTSSCAGGRYVYTEDYITIPVGCTCVPEQEKEEDGVNSSIDKQEMKLLVNQKKPVSE; translated from the exons ATGCGGCCCCGCGCGGTGGGGGTGAGG GGGCGGCGGCTGGTGCTGGCGACGCTGCTGTGCTGCGCGCTGCTGCGCCCGGGCCCCGCGGCCGCCCGCCTGCCCAAGCGCCCGGCGCGGCCGCGGCCCCGGCCCTGCGCGGAGCGGCCCGAGGAGGCGCTGGAGCAGCTGTACGGGCGGCTGGCGGCCGGCCTGCTCGGCGCCTTCCAACACACGCTGCAGCtcgagccgcgccgcgccgcccgcaGCGCCCGCAACGCCACctgccccgccgccgccgccgccgcccccccgcaCCGCCTGCCCGTCAACCTGCGCAGCGCCTCGCCCTGGGCCTACAG AATTTCCTATGATCCCACCAGGTACCCCAAGTACATTCCTGAAGCATACTGCCTGTGCAAGGGCTGTCTCATGGGGATTTACGGCGAAGAGAATTTTCACTTCCGCAGCACCCCAGTGTACATGCCAACAGTCATCCTACGCCGTACTTCATCCTGTGCTGGGGGTCGCTATGTGTACACGGAAGATTACATCACTATCCCTGTAGGATGCACTTGTGTACCTGAACAGGAAAAAGAGGAAGATGGTGTAAATTCCAGTATAGATAAACAAGAAATGAAATTGTTAGTAAACCAGAAGAAGCCAGTGTCAGAATGA